The following are from one region of the Halarcobacter sp. genome:
- the secA gene encoding preprotein translocase subunit SecA: MVNIFSKIFGTSNDREVKKYRKKAEQITALEKNYESLSDEELQDVFSKLKDEVQNGEKQLNDVLFDSFAITREASKRVLNMRHYDVQLIGGMVLNEGRIAEMKTGEGKTLVATLPVVLNAMSGKGVHVVTVNDYLAKRDATELEPLYNFLGFTVGAIVGEIRDDGLRREQYAADITYGTNNEFGFDYLRDNMGYDLSEKVQREHFFVIVDEVDSILIDEARTPLIISGPTNHKSANYVRANEIAMSLEKGELIQPKSADEKPYSTGDFTVDEKNRAVLITEKGIEKAEQLFEVDNLYSLENAILSHHLDQALKANYIFEKDVDYVVKDNEVIIVDEFTGRLSEGRRFSEGLHQALEAKEGVTIQDESQTLADITFQNYFRMYDKLAGMTGTAQTEATEFAEIYNLDVVSIPTNVPVQRIDRNDLIFKSEREKFDAVSKKIKEYHEKGQPVLVGTASIEKSEHLNKLLTKLKVPHTVLNAKQHEKEGKIISDAGQKGAVTIATNMAGRGVDIKLTKETLELGGLAIIGTERHESRRIDNQLRGRSGRQGDIGESQFYLSLEDNLLRIFGSDKIKGIMERIGIEEGEHIESKMVTRAVENAQKKVETMHFESRKHLLEYDDVANQQRKVIYNFRNDLLNPEYDITSKLDEHRYDYIANLLADAEIIDGMPSEDYNYEYIITKFKEELNLIVELDDIKTDTFHELEEKLVSIIKDVYEQKMSIAAPEQKSEIERVLYLQILDNAWREHLYAMDTLKTGIGLRGYNQKDPLVEYKKESYNMFVELVSTIKLEIIKVLFTVQLQSKEDAQKEQEALERMKEKMEEATENLVTNFEQEKIAQDDKKIARNEPCPCGSGKKYKQCCGKSGPKRGLAAGN, translated from the coding sequence ATGGTTAATATATTTTCAAAAATTTTTGGTACATCTAATGATAGAGAAGTAAAGAAATATAGAAAAAAAGCTGAACAGATAACAGCTTTAGAAAAAAATTATGAATCACTAAGTGATGAAGAGCTACAAGATGTTTTTAGTAAGCTAAAAGATGAAGTACAAAATGGTGAAAAACAATTAAACGATGTATTATTTGATTCTTTTGCAATTACTAGAGAAGCTAGTAAAAGAGTCTTAAATATGAGACATTATGATGTTCAATTAATTGGTGGTATGGTTTTAAATGAAGGTAGAATAGCAGAGATGAAAACTGGGGAAGGTAAAACTCTAGTTGCCACTCTTCCTGTTGTACTAAATGCTATGTCTGGAAAAGGTGTTCATGTTGTTACTGTAAATGATTACTTAGCAAAAAGAGATGCTACTGAATTAGAGCCTTTATATAATTTCCTTGGATTTACAGTTGGTGCAATTGTTGGTGAAATTAGAGATGATGGTTTAAGAAGAGAGCAATATGCAGCTGATATCACATATGGAACTAACAATGAATTTGGTTTTGATTATCTAAGAGACAATATGGGATACGATTTATCAGAAAAAGTTCAAAGAGAACATTTCTTTGTTATTGTTGATGAAGTTGACTCAATTTTAATTGATGAAGCAAGAACACCACTAATCATATCTGGACCAACAAACCATAAAAGTGCAAACTATGTAAGAGCAAATGAAATTGCTATGTCTTTGGAAAAAGGTGAATTAATTCAGCCAAAATCTGCCGATGAAAAACCTTATTCAACTGGAGATTTTACAGTTGATGAAAAAAATAGAGCTGTATTAATCACAGAAAAAGGTATAGAAAAAGCTGAACAATTATTTGAAGTTGATAACCTTTATTCTTTAGAAAATGCTATTCTTTCTCACCATTTAGACCAAGCTTTAAAAGCAAACTATATTTTTGAAAAAGATGTAGATTATGTTGTAAAAGACAATGAAGTAATTATTGTAGATGAATTCACAGGTAGACTTAGTGAAGGTAGAAGATTTAGTGAAGGACTACATCAAGCTTTAGAAGCTAAAGAGGGTGTAACTATCCAAGATGAATCACAAACTTTAGCAGATATTACATTCCAAAACTATTTTAGAATGTATGATAAACTTGCTGGTATGACAGGTACAGCTCAAACTGAAGCTACAGAATTTGCAGAAATCTATAACTTAGATGTTGTTTCTATACCAACTAATGTACCAGTACAAAGAATAGATAGAAATGACTTGATTTTTAAAAGTGAAAGAGAAAAATTCGACGCTGTAAGTAAAAAAATCAAAGAATACCATGAAAAAGGTCAGCCTGTACTTGTAGGTACTGCCTCAATTGAAAAATCGGAACACTTAAATAAATTATTAACCAAATTAAAAGTTCCTCATACAGTTTTAAATGCAAAACAACATGAAAAAGAGGGAAAAATAATCTCTGATGCAGGTCAAAAAGGTGCAGTTACAATTGCTACAAATATGGCGGGTCGTGGTGTTGATATTAAACTTACAAAAGAAACACTTGAACTTGGTGGTTTGGCAATTATCGGTACAGAAAGACACGAATCAAGAAGAATTGATAATCAGCTAAGGGGAAGATCAGGTAGACAAGGTGATATTGGTGAATCTCAATTTTATTTATCATTAGAAGATAATCTATTAAGAATTTTTGGAAGTGATAAAATAAAAGGTATCATGGAGAGAATTGGTATTGAAGAGGGTGAACATATTGAATCTAAAATGGTAACTAGAGCAGTAGAAAATGCTCAGAAAAAAGTAGAAACAATGCACTTCGAAAGTAGAAAACACCTTCTTGAATATGATGATGTTGCAAATCAACAAAGAAAAGTAATCTACAACTTTAGAAATGATTTATTAAATCCAGAATATGACATCACATCTAAATTAGATGAACATAGATATGACTATATTGCAAATTTACTTGCAGATGCAGAGATTATTGATGGTATGCCTTCAGAAGATTACAATTATGAATATATCATTACAAAATTCAAAGAAGAGCTTAATTTAATTGTTGAATTAGATGATATTAAAACTGATACATTCCATGAATTAGAAGAGAAACTTGTTTCAATTATTAAAGATGTGTATGAACAAAAAATGAGTATTGCTGCACCTGAGCAAAAAAGTGAAATAGAAAGAGTATTATATTTACAAATCCTTGATAATGCTTGGAGAGAGCACTTATATGCAATGGATACACTTAAAACAGGTATTGGTCTTAGAGGATATAACCAAAAAGATCCATTAGTAGAATATAAAAAAGAATCATACAATATGTTTGTTGAGCTTGTAAGTACAATAAAACTAGAAATCATCAAAGTTTTATTTACTGTTCAACTTCAAAGTAAAGAAGATGCCCAAAAAGAACAAGAAGCTTTAGAAAGAATGAAAGAAAAAATGGAAGAGGCAACTGAAAATTTAGTTACAAATTTTGAACAAGAAAAAATTGCACAAGATGATAAAAAAATAGCTAGAAATGAGCCTTGCCCTTGTGGATCAGGAAAAAAATATAAACAATGTTGTGGAAAAAGTGGACCTAAAAGAGGTTTAGCAGCAGGAAACTAA
- a CDS encoding ABC transporter permease, translating into MNKKLVNFIVKKYLRFDKKNPFISISAILAFLGVAIGVMVLIISMAIMNGTAKEFESKLFTMNYPLSIYPKFQNSVDKKLLQNLRNDFPNLKFSPYLSSQVILQSGENMNGGIIFGVNAEDESKINSIYKKAAQNQKLNKYDIIIGKGIEENLYVQQGDKVTLYFTSLNPTGLSMLPKMKRFTFKNSFESGLHAYDKAYVYTSIEALQTLLRKDKNTFDGIHVYSENAMNDIKKLDDYLLSYGVGIVGWWQQNGNFFAAMEMEKRALFIVLMLIILVASLNIISSLLMTVMSRRKEIALLLSMGATTKEIKSIFLKLGTIIGFSGILSGIILGFIGMWLLDTFEIISLPADVYGTSKLPLDLSTLDFVSIVIGAIIIVFLSSYYPAKKATNIDVIDVLRNE; encoded by the coding sequence TTGAATAAAAAATTAGTAAACTTTATTGTCAAAAAATACTTAAGATTTGACAAAAAAAATCCTTTTATATCAATAAGTGCCATTTTGGCATTTCTTGGTGTAGCAATTGGTGTGATGGTATTAATTATATCAATGGCTATTATGAATGGTACAGCAAAAGAGTTTGAAAGTAAACTTTTTACAATGAACTATCCCTTATCAATATATCCAAAATTTCAAAATAGTGTTGATAAAAAACTACTTCAAAATTTAAGAAATGATTTCCCAAATTTAAAATTTTCACCCTATTTAAGTTCACAAGTGATTCTACAAAGTGGTGAGAATATGAATGGTGGAATTATTTTTGGTGTAAATGCTGAAGATGAATCAAAAATAAACTCTATTTATAAAAAAGCTGCACAAAACCAAAAATTAAATAAATATGACATCATAATAGGTAAAGGGATAGAAGAGAATCTTTATGTTCAACAAGGGGATAAAGTTACATTATATTTTACCTCTTTAAATCCAACTGGTTTATCTATGCTTCCTAAAATGAAGAGATTTACTTTTAAAAACTCATTTGAATCTGGATTACACGCTTATGATAAAGCATATGTTTATACCTCTATAGAAGCTTTACAAACTTTATTACGTAAAGATAAAAATACCTTTGATGGTATACATGTTTATTCTGAAAATGCCATGAATGATATAAAAAAATTAGATGATTATTTATTATCTTACGGAGTTGGAATTGTTGGTTGGTGGCAACAAAATGGAAACTTCTTTGCAGCTATGGAGATGGAAAAAAGAGCCCTGTTTATTGTATTAATGCTTATTATACTTGTTGCTTCTTTAAACATCATCTCTTCTCTTCTTATGACAGTTATGAGTAGAAGAAAAGAGATTGCCCTACTTTTATCAATGGGGGCGACAACAAAAGAGATTAAATCTATTTTCTTAAAACTTGGTACAATTATTGGTTTTTCAGGTATCTTAAGTGGTATAATTCTTGGTTTTATAGGGATGTGGTTATTAGATACCTTTGAGATAATTTCACTACCTGCTGATGTTTATGGTACATCAAAATTACCATTAGACCTATCAACTCTTGATTTTGTATCAATTGTTATAGGTGCTATTATTATTGTTTTTCTTTCTTCTTATTATCCAGCAAAAAAAGCAACAAATATTGATGTGATAGATGTATTAAGAAACGAATAA
- the lolA gene encoding LolA-like outer membrane lipoprotein chaperone: protein MFYRMFLFCVLLLIPAWANIDFEKIKTFKADFVQTITNESGKEIIYKGKIFVKNSGKVLWKYIEPIKKDVYIIGQNVIIDEPELEQAIFTSLEKSIDILQLIKDAKKLRENLYEAQLYDNIYYIEVIDNSVKQIFFKDELSNKVLIEFHNNVENIDIDDSIFIFTAPDYYDVIEK from the coding sequence ATGTTTTATCGTATGTTTCTTTTTTGTGTACTACTTTTGATACCAGCTTGGGCAAATATTGATTTTGAGAAAATAAAAACTTTTAAAGCAGATTTTGTACAAACAATAACTAATGAATCAGGAAAAGAAATTATTTACAAAGGGAAAATATTTGTAAAGAATTCTGGAAAAGTTTTATGGAAATATATTGAACCAATAAAAAAAGATGTTTATATTATAGGTCAAAATGTAATTATTGATGAACCAGAACTTGAACAAGCTATTTTTACATCATTAGAAAAAAGTATTGATATCTTACAACTTATTAAAGATGCAAAAAAATTAAGAGAAAATCTTTATGAAGCTCAACTTTATGACAATATATATTATATAGAGGTAATAGATAATAGTGTTAAACAAATATTTTTTAAAGATGAATTATCAAATAAAGTTTTAATTGAGTTTCATAACAATGTAGAAAATATAGATATAGATGATTCTATATTTATTTTTACCGCTCCTGACTATTATGATGTGATTGAAAAGTAA